In Canis lupus familiaris isolate Mischka breed German Shepherd chromosome 5, alternate assembly UU_Cfam_GSD_1.0, whole genome shotgun sequence, a genomic segment contains:
- the LOC489640 gene encoding solute carrier family 2, facilitated glucose transporter member 5 isoform X2 yields the protein MEQQDPTKKEGRLTLVLSLATLIAAFGSSFQYGYNVAAVNSPAELMKAFYNETYFERNNNYINEFSLTLLWSVSVSMFPFGGFIGSLMVGPLVNKLGRKGTLLFNNIFSIVPAILMGCSEVARSFEMIILSRLLVGICAGLSSNVVPMYLGELAPKNLRGALGVVPQVFITVGILVAQIFGLRNLLANKEGWPILLGLTGIPAALQLLFLPFFPESPRYLLIQKKDEEAARNALKRLRGWDNVDWEMEEIQQEDEAEKAAGFISVLKLFSMRSLRWQVISIIILMGGQQLSGVNAAFVVELLGRRFLLLLGFSVCFTACCVLTVALALQDTISWMPYVSIACVICYVVGHALGPSPIPALLITEIFLQSSRPSAFMVGGSVHWLSNFTVGLIFPFIQVGLGAYSFIIFAVICLLTTIYIFLVVPETKAKTFMEINQIFTKMNKVSEVHPEKEELKDFPLSTLGQ from the exons ATGGAGCAACAGGATCCAACCAAGAAGGAGGGG AGGCTGACACTTGTACTTTCACTGGCGACGCTGATAGCGGCCTTTGGGTCATCCTTCCAGTATGGGTACAACGTGGCCGCCGTTAACTCCCCTGCCGAG CTCATGAAAGCATTTTATAATGAGACCTATTTTGAACGTAACAATAACTACATAAATGAGTTTTCCTTGACCTTGCTGTGGTCTGTCTCCGTGTCCATGTTCCCCTTTGGAGGTTTCATCGGATCCCTCATGGTCGGCCCCTTGGTGAATAAACTTGGCAG GAAAGGGACCTTGCTCTTCAACAACATCTTTTCCATAGTTCCCGCCATCTTAATGGGGTGCAGTGAGGTAGCCCGGTCGTTTGAGATGATCATTTTGTCCAGACTTTTGGTGGGAATATGTGCAG GTCTGTCTTCCAACGTTGTCCCCATGTACTTGGGGGAGCTGGCTCCTAAAAATCTGAGGGGGGCCCTCGGGGTGGTACCTCAGGTTTTCATCACTGTCGGCATTCTTGTGGCCCAGATCTTTGGTCTTCGGAACCTCCTTGCAAACAAAGAAG GCTGGCCAATCCTCCTCGGGCTGACTGGCATCCCGGCGGCTCTGCAGCTCCTCTTCTTGCCCTTCTTCCCCGAGAGCCCCCGGTACCTGCTGATCCAGAAGAAGGATGAAGAAGCTGCCAGAAATG CGCTGAAGAGGCTGCGAGGCTGGGACAACGTGGACTGGGAGATGGAGGAGATCCAGCAGGAGGACGAGGCCGAGAAGGCGGCAGGCTTCATCTCCGTGCTGAAGCTGTTCAGCATGAGGTCCCTGCGGTGGCAGGTCATCTCCATCATCATCCTCATGGGCGGCCAGCAGCTGTCGGGAGTGAACGCG GCGTTCGTGGTGGAGCTCCTGGGACGCAGGTTCCTGCTCCTTCTGGGCTTCTCTGTCTGCTTCACGGCCTGCTGCGTGCTGACGGTCGCTCTGGCCCTGCAG GACACAATATCCTGGATGCCTTATGTCAGCATTGCCTGTGTCATCTGCTACGTCGTAGGACACGCCCTTGGGCCCA GTCCCATCCCCGCGCTGCTCATCACGGAGATCTTCCTGCAGTCCTCCCGGCCGTCGGCCTTCATGGTGGGCGGCAGTGTCCACTGGCTTTCCAACTTTACTGTGGGCTTGATCTTCCCGTTCATTCAG GTGGGCCTTGGAGCTTACAGCTTCATCATTTTTGCTGTGATATGTCTCCTCACCACCATCTACATCTTCCTGGTTGTCCCCGAGACCAAGGCCAAGACATTCATGGAAATCAATCAGATTTTCACCAAGATGAATAAGGTGTCAGAGGTGCACCCAGAAAAGGAGGAACTAAAGGACTTCCCGCTCTCTACTTTGGGGCAGTAA
- the LOC489640 gene encoding solute carrier family 2, facilitated glucose transporter member 5 isoform X1, with the protein MEQQDPTKKEGRLTLVLSLATLIAAFGSSFQYGYNVAAVNSPAELMKAFYNETYFERNNNYINEFSLTLLWSVSVSMFPFGGFIGSLMVGPLVNKLGRKGTLLFNNIFSIVPAILMGCSEVARSFEMIILSRLLVGICAGLSSNVVPMYLGELAPKNLRGALGVVPQVFITVGILVAQIFGLRNLLANKEGWPILLGLTGIPAALQLLFLPFFPESPRYLLIQKKDEEAARNALKRLRGWDNVDWEMEEIQQEDEAEKAAGFISVLKLFSMRSLRWQVISIIILMGGQQLSGVNAIYYYADQIYLSAGVNDHDVQYVTVGTGTVNVLMTICAAFVVELLGRRFLLLLGFSVCFTACCVLTVALALQDTISWMPYVSIACVICYVVGHALGPSPIPALLITEIFLQSSRPSAFMVGGSVHWLSNFTVGLIFPFIQVGLGAYSFIIFAVICLLTTIYIFLVVPETKAKTFMEINQIFTKMNKVSEVHPEKEELKDFPLSTLGQ; encoded by the exons ATGGAGCAACAGGATCCAACCAAGAAGGAGGGG AGGCTGACACTTGTACTTTCACTGGCGACGCTGATAGCGGCCTTTGGGTCATCCTTCCAGTATGGGTACAACGTGGCCGCCGTTAACTCCCCTGCCGAG CTCATGAAAGCATTTTATAATGAGACCTATTTTGAACGTAACAATAACTACATAAATGAGTTTTCCTTGACCTTGCTGTGGTCTGTCTCCGTGTCCATGTTCCCCTTTGGAGGTTTCATCGGATCCCTCATGGTCGGCCCCTTGGTGAATAAACTTGGCAG GAAAGGGACCTTGCTCTTCAACAACATCTTTTCCATAGTTCCCGCCATCTTAATGGGGTGCAGTGAGGTAGCCCGGTCGTTTGAGATGATCATTTTGTCCAGACTTTTGGTGGGAATATGTGCAG GTCTGTCTTCCAACGTTGTCCCCATGTACTTGGGGGAGCTGGCTCCTAAAAATCTGAGGGGGGCCCTCGGGGTGGTACCTCAGGTTTTCATCACTGTCGGCATTCTTGTGGCCCAGATCTTTGGTCTTCGGAACCTCCTTGCAAACAAAGAAG GCTGGCCAATCCTCCTCGGGCTGACTGGCATCCCGGCGGCTCTGCAGCTCCTCTTCTTGCCCTTCTTCCCCGAGAGCCCCCGGTACCTGCTGATCCAGAAGAAGGATGAAGAAGCTGCCAGAAATG CGCTGAAGAGGCTGCGAGGCTGGGACAACGTGGACTGGGAGATGGAGGAGATCCAGCAGGAGGACGAGGCCGAGAAGGCGGCAGGCTTCATCTCCGTGCTGAAGCTGTTCAGCATGAGGTCCCTGCGGTGGCAGGTCATCTCCATCATCATCCTCATGGGCGGCCAGCAGCTGTCGGGAGTGAACGCG ATCTACTACTATGCAGACCAGATCTACCTGAGTGCCGGGGTGAACGATCATGATGTCCAGTATGTGACAGTGGGCACCGGGACTGTCAACGTGCTGATGACCATCTGTGCC GCGTTCGTGGTGGAGCTCCTGGGACGCAGGTTCCTGCTCCTTCTGGGCTTCTCTGTCTGCTTCACGGCCTGCTGCGTGCTGACGGTCGCTCTGGCCCTGCAG GACACAATATCCTGGATGCCTTATGTCAGCATTGCCTGTGTCATCTGCTACGTCGTAGGACACGCCCTTGGGCCCA GTCCCATCCCCGCGCTGCTCATCACGGAGATCTTCCTGCAGTCCTCCCGGCCGTCGGCCTTCATGGTGGGCGGCAGTGTCCACTGGCTTTCCAACTTTACTGTGGGCTTGATCTTCCCGTTCATTCAG GTGGGCCTTGGAGCTTACAGCTTCATCATTTTTGCTGTGATATGTCTCCTCACCACCATCTACATCTTCCTGGTTGTCCCCGAGACCAAGGCCAAGACATTCATGGAAATCAATCAGATTTTCACCAAGATGAATAAGGTGTCAGAGGTGCACCCAGAAAAGGAGGAACTAAAGGACTTCCCGCTCTCTACTTTGGGGCAGTAA